One region of Armigeres subalbatus isolate Guangzhou_Male chromosome 3, GZ_Asu_2, whole genome shotgun sequence genomic DNA includes:
- the LOC134225621 gene encoding merlin isoform X4, protein MMAPFRRKKSNKEFPVKVCTYDSELEFHLEHRATGGFLFDLICRTIGLRETWYFGLRYVDKKGNKSWLKMDKKVLDQHINLSSEGCVFMFMAKFFPENVAEELVQEVTQHMFFLQIKEAILSMEVYCPPEASVLLASYAVQAKYGDYDEAVCKPGMLISENLLPQRVIDQYQMTPQMWEERIKTWYADHRGMSRDEAEMEYLKIAQDLDMFGVNYFPITNKKNTEVYVGVTALGLNIYNKENKLTPMTTFPWNEIRNISFDGKKFFVKTNEEKGNVATTFYSEKARNNKELLDLCVGNHELYMKRRKPDTMEIQQMKAQAKEEKHRRHIERNKLAREKQLREEAEQERANMEKRLMQLQEEMAAANEALRRSEEAAELLAEKNRLAEEEALLLSHKALEVEQEISRMRMTARKTEEEKIYLERKTHEAELLTAQMIEESRKRVMETEKLKNELIHARVAEKEAKEKLLNFLSRTSTESIFITPSSSPETPALESNTYDLLADGDMDQLSLEIEKEREPEESIA, encoded by the exons ATGATGGCCCCCTTCCGGCGCAAAAAGTCCAACAAAGAGTTCCCGGTCAAGGTGTGCACCTACGATTCGGAGCTCGAGTTCCATCTGGAGCATCGCGCGACGGGCGGCTTTCTGTTCGATCTGATCTGCCGGACCATTGGGCTGCGGGAGACGTGGTACTTCGGGCTGCGCTATGTCGACAAAAAGGGCAACAAAAGCTGGCTCAAGATGGACAAGAAGGTGCTGGATCAGCATATCAATCTGTCCTCCGAGGGCTGCGTGTTCATGTTTATGGCAAAGTTTTTCCCGGAGAACGTAGCGGAAGAGCTGGTGCAGGAGGTGACGCAGCACATGTTTTTCCTGCAGATCAAGGAGGCGATCCTCTCGATGGAAGTGTACTGCCCTCCGGAGGCGTCGGTTCTGTTAGCCTCCTATGCAGTGCAAGCTAAG TATGGCGATTATGACGAAGCTGTCTGCAAGCCAGGCATGTTGATTAGTGAAAATTTGCTCCCTCAGCGAGTGATCGACCAGTATCAGATGACTCCACAGATGTGGGAGGAACGAATTAAGACGTGGTACGCCGATCATCGTGGAATGTCCCGCGACGAGGCCGAAATGGAATATCTTAAAATAGCCCAGGATCTTGATATGTTCGGTGTAAACTATTTCCCAATAACG aataagaaaaacacagaaGTATACGTGGGCGTTACGGCGCTCGGTCTAAACATTTACAACAAAGAGAACAAACTGACCCCGATGACGACGTTCCCGTGGAACGAAATCCGGAACATCAGTTTTGACGGAAAGAAGTTCTTTGTCAAAACTAACGAAGAGAAGGGCAACGTGGCCACGACGTTCTACTCGGAGAAGGCCCGTAACAACAAGGAGCTGCTGGATCTGTGCGTCGGCAATCACGAACTGTACATGAAACGGCGCAAACCGGACACGATGGAGATTCAGCAGATGAAGGCACAAGCCAAGGAGGAGAAACATCGGCGGCACATCGAGCGGAACAAGCTGGCGCGGGAGAAACAGCTGCGCGAGGAAGCCGAACAGGAGAGGGCCAACATGGAGAAAAGACTGATGCAGCTGCAGGAGGAGATGGCAGCTGCCAATGAGGCGTTG CGTCGCAGCGAGGAAGCTGCAGAACTGCTCGCCGAGAAAAACCGATTAGCGGAGGAGGAAGCTTTACTTCTCTCGCACAAAGCACTCGAGGTCGAGCAGGAAATCAGCCGGATGCGGATGACGGCCCGAAAAACCGAGGAGGAAAAAATCTATCTGGAGCGGAAAACTCACGAAGCCGAACTCCTCACCGCCCAGATGATCGAGGAGTCCCGAAAGCGGGTCATGGAGACGGAAAAGCTAAAAAACGAACTCATTCACGCGCGGGTCGCCGAAAAGGAAGCGAAGGAAAAACTTCTGAACTTTCTTAGCCGGACATCGACGGAGTCGATTTTCATAACCCCGTCCTCGTCGCCGGAGACGCCCGCCCTGGAAAGCAACACATACGACCTGCTGGCAGACGGAGACATGGACCAGCTGTCGCTGGAGATCGAGAAGGAAAG
- the LOC134225621 gene encoding merlin isoform X3, whose translation MMAPFRRKKSNKEFPVKVCTYDSELEFHLEHRATGGFLFDLICRTIGLRETWYFGLRYVDKKGNKSWLKMDKKVLDQHINLSSEGCVFMFMAKFFPENVAEELVQEVTQHMFFLQIKEAILSMEVYCPPEASVLLASYAVQAKYGDYDEAVCKPGMLISENLLPQRVIDQYQMTPQMWEERIKTWYADHRGMSRDEAEMEYLKIAQDLDMFGVNYFPITNKKNTEVYVGVTALGLNIYNKENKLTPMTTFPWNEIRNISFDGKKFFVKTNEEKGNVATTFYSEKARNNKELLDLCVGNHELYMKRRKPDTMEIQQMKAQAKEEKHRRHIERNKLAREKQLREEAEQERANMEKRLMQLQEEMAAANEALRRSEEAAELLAEKNRLAEEEALLLSHKALEVEQEISRMRMTARKTEEEKIYLERKTHEAELLTAQMIEESRKRVMETEKLKNELIHARVAEKEAKEKLLNFLSRTSTESIFITPSSSPETPALESNTYDLLADGDMDQLSLEIEKERVEYLTKSKQVQNQLKELRSEIEQLKIGEKQSPLDKISAQQTRLENRKNR comes from the exons ATGATGGCCCCCTTCCGGCGCAAAAAGTCCAACAAAGAGTTCCCGGTCAAGGTGTGCACCTACGATTCGGAGCTCGAGTTCCATCTGGAGCATCGCGCGACGGGCGGCTTTCTGTTCGATCTGATCTGCCGGACCATTGGGCTGCGGGAGACGTGGTACTTCGGGCTGCGCTATGTCGACAAAAAGGGCAACAAAAGCTGGCTCAAGATGGACAAGAAGGTGCTGGATCAGCATATCAATCTGTCCTCCGAGGGCTGCGTGTTCATGTTTATGGCAAAGTTTTTCCCGGAGAACGTAGCGGAAGAGCTGGTGCAGGAGGTGACGCAGCACATGTTTTTCCTGCAGATCAAGGAGGCGATCCTCTCGATGGAAGTGTACTGCCCTCCGGAGGCGTCGGTTCTGTTAGCCTCCTATGCAGTGCAAGCTAAG TATGGCGATTATGACGAAGCTGTCTGCAAGCCAGGCATGTTGATTAGTGAAAATTTGCTCCCTCAGCGAGTGATCGACCAGTATCAGATGACTCCACAGATGTGGGAGGAACGAATTAAGACGTGGTACGCCGATCATCGTGGAATGTCCCGCGACGAGGCCGAAATGGAATATCTTAAAATAGCCCAGGATCTTGATATGTTCGGTGTAAACTATTTCCCAATAACG aataagaaaaacacagaaGTATACGTGGGCGTTACGGCGCTCGGTCTAAACATTTACAACAAAGAGAACAAACTGACCCCGATGACGACGTTCCCGTGGAACGAAATCCGGAACATCAGTTTTGACGGAAAGAAGTTCTTTGTCAAAACTAACGAAGAGAAGGGCAACGTGGCCACGACGTTCTACTCGGAGAAGGCCCGTAACAACAAGGAGCTGCTGGATCTGTGCGTCGGCAATCACGAACTGTACATGAAACGGCGCAAACCGGACACGATGGAGATTCAGCAGATGAAGGCACAAGCCAAGGAGGAGAAACATCGGCGGCACATCGAGCGGAACAAGCTGGCGCGGGAGAAACAGCTGCGCGAGGAAGCCGAACAGGAGAGGGCCAACATGGAGAAAAGACTGATGCAGCTGCAGGAGGAGATGGCAGCTGCCAATGAGGCGTTG CGTCGCAGCGAGGAAGCTGCAGAACTGCTCGCCGAGAAAAACCGATTAGCGGAGGAGGAAGCTTTACTTCTCTCGCACAAAGCACTCGAGGTCGAGCAGGAAATCAGCCGGATGCGGATGACGGCCCGAAAAACCGAGGAGGAAAAAATCTATCTGGAGCGGAAAACTCACGAAGCCGAACTCCTCACCGCCCAGATGATCGAGGAGTCCCGAAAGCGGGTCATGGAGACGGAAAAGCTAAAAAACGAACTCATTCACGCGCGGGTCGCCGAAAAGGAAGCGAAGGAAAAACTTCTGAACTTTCTTAGCCGGACATCGACGGAGTCGATTTTCATAACCCCGTCCTCGTCGCCGGAGACGCCCGCCCTGGAAAGCAACACATACGACCTGCTGGCAGACGGAGACATGGACCAGCTGTCGCTGGAGATCGAGAAGGAAAG GGTGGAGTACCTGACCAAGTCGAAACAGGTGCAGAATCAGCTGAAAGAGCTCCGTTCGGAGATCGAACAGCTCAAGATCGGCGAGAAGCAGTCGCCGCTGGACAAAATCAGTGCCCAGCAGACACGCCTAG
- the LOC134225621 gene encoding moesin/ezrin/radixin homolog 2 isoform X1 — protein MMAPFRRKKSNKEFPVKVCTYDSELEFHLEHRATGGFLFDLICRTIGLRETWYFGLRYVDKKGNKSWLKMDKKVLDQHINLSSEGCVFMFMAKFFPENVAEELVQEVTQHMFFLQIKEAILSMEVYCPPEASVLLASYAVQAKYGDYDEAVCKPGMLISENLLPQRVIDQYQMTPQMWEERIKTWYADHRGMSRDEAEMEYLKIAQDLDMFGVNYFPITNKKNTEVYVGVTALGLNIYNKENKLTPMTTFPWNEIRNISFDGKKFFVKTNEEKGNVATTFYSEKARNNKELLDLCVGNHELYMKRRKPDTMEIQQMKAQAKEEKHRRHIERNKLAREKQLREEAEQERANMEKRLMQLQEEMAAANEALRRSEEAAELLAEKNRLAEEEALLLSHKALEVEQEISRMRMTARKTEEEKIYLERKTHEAELLTAQMIEESRKRVMETEKLKNELIHARVAEKEAKEKLLNFLSRTSTESIFITPSSSPETPALESNTYDLLADGDMDQLSLEIEKERVEYLTKSKQVQNQLKELRSEIEQLKIGEKQSPLDKISAQQTRLGENKYSTLKKLKSGSTKARVAFFEELEPEESIA, from the exons ATGATGGCCCCCTTCCGGCGCAAAAAGTCCAACAAAGAGTTCCCGGTCAAGGTGTGCACCTACGATTCGGAGCTCGAGTTCCATCTGGAGCATCGCGCGACGGGCGGCTTTCTGTTCGATCTGATCTGCCGGACCATTGGGCTGCGGGAGACGTGGTACTTCGGGCTGCGCTATGTCGACAAAAAGGGCAACAAAAGCTGGCTCAAGATGGACAAGAAGGTGCTGGATCAGCATATCAATCTGTCCTCCGAGGGCTGCGTGTTCATGTTTATGGCAAAGTTTTTCCCGGAGAACGTAGCGGAAGAGCTGGTGCAGGAGGTGACGCAGCACATGTTTTTCCTGCAGATCAAGGAGGCGATCCTCTCGATGGAAGTGTACTGCCCTCCGGAGGCGTCGGTTCTGTTAGCCTCCTATGCAGTGCAAGCTAAG TATGGCGATTATGACGAAGCTGTCTGCAAGCCAGGCATGTTGATTAGTGAAAATTTGCTCCCTCAGCGAGTGATCGACCAGTATCAGATGACTCCACAGATGTGGGAGGAACGAATTAAGACGTGGTACGCCGATCATCGTGGAATGTCCCGCGACGAGGCCGAAATGGAATATCTTAAAATAGCCCAGGATCTTGATATGTTCGGTGTAAACTATTTCCCAATAACG aataagaaaaacacagaaGTATACGTGGGCGTTACGGCGCTCGGTCTAAACATTTACAACAAAGAGAACAAACTGACCCCGATGACGACGTTCCCGTGGAACGAAATCCGGAACATCAGTTTTGACGGAAAGAAGTTCTTTGTCAAAACTAACGAAGAGAAGGGCAACGTGGCCACGACGTTCTACTCGGAGAAGGCCCGTAACAACAAGGAGCTGCTGGATCTGTGCGTCGGCAATCACGAACTGTACATGAAACGGCGCAAACCGGACACGATGGAGATTCAGCAGATGAAGGCACAAGCCAAGGAGGAGAAACATCGGCGGCACATCGAGCGGAACAAGCTGGCGCGGGAGAAACAGCTGCGCGAGGAAGCCGAACAGGAGAGGGCCAACATGGAGAAAAGACTGATGCAGCTGCAGGAGGAGATGGCAGCTGCCAATGAGGCGTTG CGTCGCAGCGAGGAAGCTGCAGAACTGCTCGCCGAGAAAAACCGATTAGCGGAGGAGGAAGCTTTACTTCTCTCGCACAAAGCACTCGAGGTCGAGCAGGAAATCAGCCGGATGCGGATGACGGCCCGAAAAACCGAGGAGGAAAAAATCTATCTGGAGCGGAAAACTCACGAAGCCGAACTCCTCACCGCCCAGATGATCGAGGAGTCCCGAAAGCGGGTCATGGAGACGGAAAAGCTAAAAAACGAACTCATTCACGCGCGGGTCGCCGAAAAGGAAGCGAAGGAAAAACTTCTGAACTTTCTTAGCCGGACATCGACGGAGTCGATTTTCATAACCCCGTCCTCGTCGCCGGAGACGCCCGCCCTGGAAAGCAACACATACGACCTGCTGGCAGACGGAGACATGGACCAGCTGTCGCTGGAGATCGAGAAGGAAAG GGTGGAGTACCTGACCAAGTCGAAACAGGTGCAGAATCAGCTGAAAGAGCTCCGTTCGGAGATCGAACAGCTCAAGATCGGCGAGAAGCAGTCGCCGCTGGACAAAATCAGTGCCCAGCAGACACGCCTAGGTGAGAACAAGTATTCCACCCTGAAGAAGCTCAAATCGGGCTCGACGAAAGCacgagtagcattttttgaggaatt
- the LOC134225621 gene encoding moesin/ezrin/radixin homolog 2 isoform X2 — protein MMAPFRRKKSNKEFPVKVCTYDSELEFHLEHRATGGFLFDLICRTIGLRETWYFGLRYVDKKGNKSWLKMDKKVLDQHINLSSEGCVFMFMAKFFPENVAEELVQEVTQHMFFLQIKEAILSMEVYCPPEASVLLASYAVQAKYGDYDEAVCKPGMLISENLLPQRVIDQYQMTPQMWEERIKTWYADHRGMSRDEAEMEYLKIAQDLDMFGVNYFPITNKKNTEVYVGVTALGLNIYNKENKLTPMTTFPWNEIRNISFDGKKFFVKTNEEKGNVATTFYSEKARNNKELLDLCVGNHELYMKRRKPDTMEIQQMKAQAKEEKHRRHIERNKLAREKQLREEAEQERANMEKRLMQLQEEMAAANEALRRSEEAAELLAEKNRLAEEEALLLSHKALEVEQEISRMRMTARKTEEEKIYLERKTHEAELLTAQMIEESRKRVMETEKLKNELIHARVAEKEAKEKLLNFLSRTSTESIFITPSSSPETPALESNTYDLLADGDMDQLSLEIEKERVEYLTKSKQVQNQLKELRSEIEQLKIGEKQSPLDKISAQQTRLGENKYSTLKKLKSGSTKARVAFFEEL, from the exons ATGATGGCCCCCTTCCGGCGCAAAAAGTCCAACAAAGAGTTCCCGGTCAAGGTGTGCACCTACGATTCGGAGCTCGAGTTCCATCTGGAGCATCGCGCGACGGGCGGCTTTCTGTTCGATCTGATCTGCCGGACCATTGGGCTGCGGGAGACGTGGTACTTCGGGCTGCGCTATGTCGACAAAAAGGGCAACAAAAGCTGGCTCAAGATGGACAAGAAGGTGCTGGATCAGCATATCAATCTGTCCTCCGAGGGCTGCGTGTTCATGTTTATGGCAAAGTTTTTCCCGGAGAACGTAGCGGAAGAGCTGGTGCAGGAGGTGACGCAGCACATGTTTTTCCTGCAGATCAAGGAGGCGATCCTCTCGATGGAAGTGTACTGCCCTCCGGAGGCGTCGGTTCTGTTAGCCTCCTATGCAGTGCAAGCTAAG TATGGCGATTATGACGAAGCTGTCTGCAAGCCAGGCATGTTGATTAGTGAAAATTTGCTCCCTCAGCGAGTGATCGACCAGTATCAGATGACTCCACAGATGTGGGAGGAACGAATTAAGACGTGGTACGCCGATCATCGTGGAATGTCCCGCGACGAGGCCGAAATGGAATATCTTAAAATAGCCCAGGATCTTGATATGTTCGGTGTAAACTATTTCCCAATAACG aataagaaaaacacagaaGTATACGTGGGCGTTACGGCGCTCGGTCTAAACATTTACAACAAAGAGAACAAACTGACCCCGATGACGACGTTCCCGTGGAACGAAATCCGGAACATCAGTTTTGACGGAAAGAAGTTCTTTGTCAAAACTAACGAAGAGAAGGGCAACGTGGCCACGACGTTCTACTCGGAGAAGGCCCGTAACAACAAGGAGCTGCTGGATCTGTGCGTCGGCAATCACGAACTGTACATGAAACGGCGCAAACCGGACACGATGGAGATTCAGCAGATGAAGGCACAAGCCAAGGAGGAGAAACATCGGCGGCACATCGAGCGGAACAAGCTGGCGCGGGAGAAACAGCTGCGCGAGGAAGCCGAACAGGAGAGGGCCAACATGGAGAAAAGACTGATGCAGCTGCAGGAGGAGATGGCAGCTGCCAATGAGGCGTTG CGTCGCAGCGAGGAAGCTGCAGAACTGCTCGCCGAGAAAAACCGATTAGCGGAGGAGGAAGCTTTACTTCTCTCGCACAAAGCACTCGAGGTCGAGCAGGAAATCAGCCGGATGCGGATGACGGCCCGAAAAACCGAGGAGGAAAAAATCTATCTGGAGCGGAAAACTCACGAAGCCGAACTCCTCACCGCCCAGATGATCGAGGAGTCCCGAAAGCGGGTCATGGAGACGGAAAAGCTAAAAAACGAACTCATTCACGCGCGGGTCGCCGAAAAGGAAGCGAAGGAAAAACTTCTGAACTTTCTTAGCCGGACATCGACGGAGTCGATTTTCATAACCCCGTCCTCGTCGCCGGAGACGCCCGCCCTGGAAAGCAACACATACGACCTGCTGGCAGACGGAGACATGGACCAGCTGTCGCTGGAGATCGAGAAGGAAAG GGTGGAGTACCTGACCAAGTCGAAACAGGTGCAGAATCAGCTGAAAGAGCTCCGTTCGGAGATCGAACAGCTCAAGATCGGCGAGAAGCAGTCGCCGCTGGACAAAATCAGTGCCCAGCAGACACGCCTAGGTGAGAACAAGTATTCCACCCTGAAGAAGCTCAAATCGGGCTCGACGAAAGCacgagtagcattttttgaggaattgtAA